From a single Lewinella sp. LCG006 genomic region:
- a CDS encoding RadC family protein — MSYKIPVQVSEVKLVYNSKVKPEDRPQIRKSQDAYWIFEANWGDQIELLETFNCLLLDRANRVMAFCPISKGGIVGTVVDLRLVFATALKARATSIILAHNHPSGNLFPSNADIALTEKFKQAGDILDIPVLDHLILTPQGKYYSFADECKI; from the coding sequence ATGAGCTACAAAATACCGGTACAAGTAAGCGAAGTAAAGTTAGTCTATAACAGTAAGGTCAAGCCTGAAGATCGCCCGCAAATTAGAAAATCACAAGATGCCTATTGGATTTTTGAGGCAAATTGGGGCGATCAAATAGAACTCCTGGAAACCTTCAATTGCTTGCTTTTAGACCGAGCTAATCGAGTAATGGCCTTCTGCCCTATTTCTAAAGGTGGTATAGTTGGCACTGTTGTCGATCTCAGGTTAGTCTTTGCCACCGCTTTGAAAGCTAGAGCAACTTCGATTATATTGGCACACAACCACCCTTCCGGAAATCTCTTTCCTAGTAACGCCGATATTGCCTTAACTGAAAAGTTTAAACAAGCTGGAGATATTCTAGACATCCCCGTTCTCGATCATCTAATTCTCACTCCACAAGGGAAGTATTATTCTTTTGCGGATGAATGTAAAATTTAG
- a CDS encoding HTH domain-containing protein: protein MHFLDQLRLIKKLHTSILRKKTGTASQLAKHLETSRSSLFRYISILTSMGANIQYSYDYNTYFYKENFELNLESLIF, encoded by the coding sequence ATGCACTTTCTCGATCAACTTCGCTTGATAAAAAAACTTCATACTTCTATTCTAAGAAAGAAAACTGGAACTGCTTCACAACTGGCTAAACATCTCGAAACATCGAGATCATCTCTTTTTAGATATATATCAATATTAACATCAATGGGGGCCAATATTCAGTATTCTTACGACTATAACACTTACTTCTACAAAGAAAATTTTGAACTTAATTTAGAGAGTCTCATTTTTTAG
- a CDS encoding FkbM family methyltransferase, which produces MISFIKRKLERAKLKRTFQEYGYNLKEFSLKDYGNVQYAQWLHPFESEKEITQAQIDFYAQFIQKGDFLIDIGAHTGDTTVPMAVATGKQGKILALEPNPYVFKILEKNSTLNKDAGSIIPLRKAATLEEGAFIFNYSDASFCNGGYLEKIKNNRHNHNYSLEVEGINLQEYLLTNHREDLNRLSLLKVDAEGYDKEILKTIPRILEEYQPVILVECYKRLDEDERIDLYRTITSLGYQLFKIASFKRDTSYLPLTENKMNDERHFEMLAIPSGKEQLLRRLAR; this is translated from the coding sequence ATGATTAGTTTCATAAAAAGAAAGTTGGAACGGGCTAAGCTTAAGAGAACATTCCAAGAATATGGATATAACTTAAAGGAATTTTCCCTGAAAGATTATGGTAATGTCCAGTATGCTCAATGGTTACATCCTTTTGAGAGTGAGAAAGAAATAACTCAGGCTCAAATCGATTTCTACGCACAATTTATACAGAAAGGCGACTTTCTCATTGATATAGGTGCTCATACAGGAGATACAACGGTTCCAATGGCTGTCGCGACAGGTAAACAAGGAAAAATTCTTGCATTGGAACCTAACCCCTATGTATTTAAGATTCTTGAGAAAAATTCGACTCTTAATAAAGATGCTGGTAGTATTATTCCTTTGCGGAAAGCAGCAACACTAGAAGAAGGAGCCTTTATTTTCAACTACTCTGATGCTTCTTTTTGCAATGGTGGTTATCTGGAAAAAATCAAGAACAACAGGCACAATCACAATTATTCCCTTGAAGTTGAGGGGATAAACCTACAAGAATATTTACTTACGAACCATCGTGAAGATCTTAATCGATTATCGCTTCTTAAAGTAGATGCGGAAGGATACGACAAGGAAATTCTGAAGACTATTCCGCGGATTCTTGAAGAATATCAACCAGTTATTCTTGTCGAATGCTATAAACGCTTGGATGAAGATGAGCGTATTGATCTTTACAGAACAATCACTTCTCTTGGTTACCAATTATTTAAGATAGCAAGTTTTAAGCGCGATACATCATACCTTCCTTTAACAGAAAACAAAATGAATGACGAAAGACACTTTGAGATGCTTGCTATTCCAAGTGGAAAAGAGCAGCTCTTAAGACGACTAGCTCGTTAA
- a CDS encoding glycosyltransferase family 87 protein, which yields MLPHLQVVFRKANPRWIYALLLASWLIFCYIKALKGGDFDVYLDAANKLMEGKNIYAPPFAKGLQYYYSVAFALVLSLFLSIPVIGKFLWLVFSTWCIYRSWCIMQFFVEAKGQLTKQHYLIWKIIIIVISARFILYNFLAVQLTLFLLWAALEAVYQSYKGRQFYGGLILGIAINIKLLPLVILPYLLFRSYYVAFFSTIFMVLLLLFAPALWIGTQENYFLLTEWGHIINPISPDNSLKGNKLMHSLAAVIPAYFMESIDGFSGKRQIFDFSPETVKTLIQIIRACLILLTLYFLRWWPFCKAQSKSYIWWELSYILLIVPLIFPHQQKYSFWFMMPCICYLTFQFFRKDNSFSYYAKVIFILLLLLISPVIGRDVLGDHLYDLFQFYKILSLVAFSFIFFLVGYPPPKANAEE from the coding sequence TTGTTACCTCATCTACAAGTTGTCTTCCGTAAAGCAAACCCAAGATGGATATATGCTTTGCTTCTAGCTAGTTGGCTGATTTTTTGCTATATCAAAGCCTTAAAAGGAGGTGATTTTGATGTCTACCTTGACGCTGCAAACAAATTAATGGAGGGAAAAAACATTTATGCCCCTCCTTTTGCAAAAGGGTTACAATATTATTATAGCGTCGCTTTTGCTCTGGTGCTTAGTTTATTTCTATCTATTCCGGTCATAGGTAAATTTTTGTGGTTAGTTTTTTCGACTTGGTGCATTTATCGTAGTTGGTGTATTATGCAATTCTTTGTTGAGGCGAAAGGTCAACTTACAAAGCAACACTACCTAATTTGGAAGATTATCATAATTGTTATTTCTGCCCGTTTTATTTTGTACAATTTTTTAGCGGTACAACTGACACTTTTTTTATTATGGGCTGCTTTAGAGGCAGTTTATCAATCATATAAAGGGAGACAATTTTATGGAGGATTGATTTTAGGTATAGCGATAAATATAAAATTACTTCCGTTGGTAATTTTACCTTATCTTTTATTTAGATCATATTATGTCGCGTTTTTTTCTACCATATTCATGGTGTTATTGCTACTATTTGCTCCTGCTCTTTGGATCGGTACTCAAGAAAATTACTTTCTTTTAACAGAGTGGGGACACATTATTAATCCCATCTCTCCTGATAATAGCCTCAAGGGTAATAAATTAATGCACAGTCTTGCTGCTGTGATTCCCGCTTATTTCATGGAATCTATAGATGGTTTTTCAGGGAAACGCCAAATCTTTGATTTTTCTCCAGAAACGGTAAAGACGCTTATTCAGATAATACGTGCCTGTTTAATCCTTCTTACACTCTATTTTCTTCGTTGGTGGCCGTTTTGCAAGGCCCAGTCTAAATCATATATTTGGTGGGAATTGTCTTATATATTGTTAATTGTCCCGCTTATCTTTCCCCATCAACAAAAGTATTCTTTTTGGTTCATGATGCCATGCATCTGTTACCTTACCTTCCAGTTTTTTCGAAAAGATAACTCTTTCTCCTATTATGCTAAAGTCATTTTTATACTCTTACTCTTGCTTATATCACCTGTAATAGGAAGAGATGTTTTAGGGGACCATCTTTATGATTTATTTCAGTTTTATAAGATTTTGTCTCTAGTTGCATTCTCCTTTATTTTTTTTCTTGTAGGTTATCCTCCACCCAAGGCAAACGCAGAAGAATAG
- a CDS encoding T9SS type A sorting domain-containing protein, with protein MILKTTSKTTLKSPFILLITGVILFFSATSSAQTLTLRFVSGYCNKVEATLTGVTSPLLFNDTGDVNCGGSIFDIGGTEYKRFSYQLQKLVSGSFVNQGSAKTDVLQDITYRDLTYGDTWRVRVEITLGNGVPSVHPYLLCSGIIGETPGSGKVTVFSNALDTETYNGLTDADLSGVLDPTNSFGSGNGTSFSQRRQYCQADVQADIAYDISGTHGPDHWVINLTRTNLTGGSAGGSWHDYTPAKITASVNVFGEGWLSKYGSSSIWPGQYKVSMNGYQDCDGNPWAYHEDYFEIYAPGTPGTPCRLDIEEAVADVVLYPNPSPNGIINYQTIGEEMEKLDYTIYGMNGQIIKTGMLFGGAGQLDAGNLEAGLYIIKFQSANETISKRLSIAK; from the coding sequence ATGATCCTAAAAACAACTTCAAAAACGACATTAAAGTCTCCCTTTATTTTGTTAATAACAGGAGTGATTCTGTTTTTTTCTGCAACATCATCAGCCCAAACACTCACATTGCGTTTTGTCTCTGGCTATTGTAACAAAGTTGAAGCAACACTCACAGGAGTTACCTCTCCTTTACTATTTAATGATACAGGAGACGTAAATTGTGGCGGTTCTATTTTTGACATAGGTGGAACGGAATATAAAAGATTTAGCTACCAACTACAGAAACTGGTAAGCGGATCGTTTGTAAATCAAGGAAGCGCAAAAACTGACGTTTTGCAAGATATTACTTATCGTGATTTAACATATGGAGATACATGGAGGGTAAGAGTGGAAATCACCCTAGGCAACGGAGTTCCTAGTGTTCATCCCTATTTGTTATGTTCTGGCATTATTGGAGAAACTCCCGGTTCTGGCAAAGTGACGGTTTTTTCAAATGCTCTTGATACAGAAACATATAATGGACTCACTGATGCTGATTTAAGTGGAGTACTTGATCCTACTAATAGCTTCGGATCAGGTAATGGCACTTCATTTTCCCAACGAAGACAGTATTGTCAAGCTGACGTACAAGCTGATATTGCTTATGATATTAGTGGAACTCACGGACCAGATCACTGGGTAATAAACTTAACAAGAACAAATCTGACCGGGGGATCTGCTGGGGGCTCCTGGCATGATTATACGCCAGCCAAAATAACGGCAAGTGTTAATGTATTTGGTGAAGGCTGGTTATCAAAGTATGGTTCGAGTTCTATCTGGCCTGGGCAATATAAAGTTTCGATGAATGGTTATCAAGATTGCGATGGTAATCCATGGGCATATCATGAAGATTATTTCGAAATTTATGCTCCCGGCACCCCTGGAACTCCTTGTAGGTTAGATATAGAAGAGGCTGTTGCTGATGTGGTATTATACCCTAATCCATCTCCTAATGGCATCATAAATTATCAGACAATAGGAGAAGAAATGGAAAAGTTAGATTACACTATATATGGAATGAACGGCCAAATTATCAAAACTGGTATGTTATTTGGAGGTGCTGGGCAACTGGATGCTGGTAATCTTGAAGCAGGACTTTACATTATTAAATTCCAATCTGCTAATGAAACCATAAGTAAACGATTGTCAATTGCTAAATAA
- a CDS encoding restriction endonuclease subunit S, with amino-acid sequence MDTLTTLTQYFLKANVEQEIRPPPNCPRYPLKEIVNTRKGRVPASLTSTFNTYVKPYVNIKAFERGIIEQYVESDDGVPVNNENLVMVLDGARCGLVGRGIDGISGSTLKKISLKEKFSYIPMSYLQYFLQSNYRLLNRRSRGSVIQHVDPYLFGQLEIPIPDKGDQRFERTTQLLRTIDAIEAQTSQRLQIIHKLKHSFLYQAFAPEK; translated from the coding sequence TTGGACACCTTAACTACTCTTACTCAATACTTCCTTAAGGCCAATGTTGAGCAGGAAATTCGCCCCCCTCCAAATTGCCCTCGCTACCCTTTGAAAGAAATTGTCAATACGCGTAAAGGACGTGTTCCTGCATCTCTGACGAGTACGTTTAATACGTATGTGAAACCTTATGTGAATATCAAAGCCTTCGAGCGCGGCATTATTGAGCAATATGTCGAATCCGATGATGGAGTTCCGGTAAATAACGAAAACCTTGTCATGGTCTTGGACGGTGCTCGCTGCGGGCTAGTAGGGCGTGGGATAGATGGAATTTCAGGATCAACACTCAAGAAGATTTCTCTCAAGGAAAAGTTCTCCTACATTCCAATGAGCTATCTTCAGTATTTCCTACAATCCAATTACCGATTACTGAATCGGCGTTCACGCGGTTCCGTTATCCAGCACGTTGATCCTTACTTGTTTGGACAGCTAGAAATCCCCATTCCTGATAAAGGAGATCAACGTTTTGAACGAACTACTCAATTATTACGAACTATAGATGCCATAGAAGCACAAACATCGCAGCGATTGCAAATCATTCATAAATTGAAACACTCATTCTTGTACCAAGCTTTTGCACCAGAAAAATAA
- a CDS encoding DEAD/DEAH box helicase gives MKKIILPEILFGPIKYSIGFAFVLLRDKEQLNILETTEIQISPRVKEELLTLENGEKIIVTKRKTIEIPDGVDGVIRKNDDGSIEWIYHKDIRTFRKDLKTLSKTADAITESWKNQLRYKEEALPIRSSDDKGLRPPQIGALHALGAHWSLDDSPVTVVMPTGTGKTETMLAATAAYQLNRVLVAVPSKALREQISKKFISFGKLKSLGVLPKQAKNPIVGIVTKRPKNKDDLNIFHDCNVVVGVVSSLSGGTASVFLKNIADVCGTLIIDEAHHVAAKTWHQLKAAFTKNKVVQFTATPFRNDGKLVDGKVAYSYPLKKAQENGYFKSINFYPIYEPDLGIADTEIAKAAIAQLREDISSGKPHQMMVRCKSKSRAEEVFEIYKEEASDLNPIVVHSEVSDNDGRVEKIRSGEAKIVVCVNMLGEGVDIPSLKVSAIHDMHQSLAVLLQFIGRFTRNGDNDLGDASVIANIANPHISRALEDLYSEDADWNSLLRELSSTAAKEHAAFIEFLENSEQFDIDEESAKVGISKNSIQPTFSTLFYECEDFHPKRIIEAISDKVELIKLWMNENKNTLYFVTRRKERVKWSKTKEVTHIEWHLYVFHYDSVNKLLYLASSNKSSNHAELAKAVGATKQIVGEDMFRSLGHIGRLVFNNIGVTKHGRRNLSFAMYTGADVKQALSETEKKGARKSNIGGYGWENGKQITIGCSYKGRVWSKANGSIPQFIEWASNVGRKLIDVSIDTKSIIANVLIPEYADSLPDFEVLTVDWPVELIGLPEDRVTILKKGSEYDFFEVAIRYLRKDVAKNSLEFAIVSGESDTELGRYAMVIKGENGFDILALDDAELEIRIGTQQDSLRLFFTERPPLFRFFDLSELDGNIILRSEDAGLVSVPAERLNAWDWPDSIDITKESIWKDGVQRLDSVQWYTAQQYIHQDFAIVYDDDRAGEAADLICIKEEEDYIKVLLVHCKFSGSTDKGKRIKDVVEVSSQAIRSAKWPGKFKELIKHIRRREQKYRNDPNRTGFLEGEMATLNSFQRMARLKEIRPEIIIVQPGVSEKSITKDQAVVLGAAVAYIKQTLNVDLNIICSK, from the coding sequence ATGAAAAAAATCATCCTTCCAGAAATCCTCTTTGGTCCGATAAAATATTCTATCGGATTCGCATTTGTTTTATTGAGAGATAAAGAACAGCTAAATATTTTAGAAACTACTGAGATTCAAATATCTCCAAGAGTAAAGGAGGAGTTACTTACCCTTGAAAATGGGGAGAAAATTATTGTTACCAAAAGGAAAACCATTGAGATTCCAGATGGTGTTGATGGTGTAATTCGAAAAAATGATGACGGATCAATAGAATGGATTTATCATAAAGACATTAGAACATTTAGGAAAGATCTCAAAACTCTCAGTAAAACCGCAGATGCTATTACTGAAAGTTGGAAAAATCAATTACGGTATAAAGAGGAAGCACTACCTATAAGGTCTTCTGACGATAAGGGACTGAGACCACCTCAAATTGGTGCTCTTCATGCATTAGGTGCACATTGGAGCTTGGACGATTCACCTGTAACTGTAGTCATGCCGACTGGTACAGGTAAAACAGAAACGATGTTGGCGGCAACTGCCGCGTATCAACTAAACCGAGTACTTGTCGCAGTTCCGAGTAAAGCCTTACGAGAACAAATTTCAAAAAAGTTCATAAGCTTTGGCAAGTTGAAGTCACTGGGTGTCTTACCTAAGCAAGCTAAAAACCCAATTGTGGGGATTGTGACAAAAAGACCTAAGAATAAAGATGATTTAAACATTTTCCACGACTGCAATGTAGTTGTGGGAGTAGTATCCTCTTTATCAGGAGGCACGGCTTCAGTATTCTTAAAGAATATTGCAGATGTATGCGGTACATTGATTATTGACGAAGCTCACCATGTTGCAGCAAAAACCTGGCATCAATTAAAAGCTGCTTTTACAAAAAACAAAGTTGTTCAATTTACAGCAACGCCTTTTAGGAACGATGGGAAGCTAGTTGATGGGAAAGTCGCATATTCCTACCCTCTCAAAAAAGCACAAGAAAATGGTTATTTTAAGAGTATAAATTTTTATCCAATTTACGAACCGGACTTGGGAATAGCCGATACAGAAATCGCTAAAGCAGCAATTGCACAACTGAGGGAAGACATTAGTTCGGGAAAGCCTCATCAAATGATGGTGAGGTGTAAATCAAAATCACGCGCTGAAGAGGTTTTTGAAATCTACAAGGAAGAAGCTTCTGATTTAAATCCAATAGTTGTCCATTCTGAAGTAAGTGATAACGATGGCCGTGTAGAAAAAATTCGATCAGGTGAAGCCAAGATTGTGGTTTGTGTCAACATGCTTGGGGAGGGGGTAGATATACCGTCACTGAAGGTTTCTGCCATTCACGACATGCACCAAAGTTTGGCAGTTCTCCTTCAGTTTATAGGTCGCTTCACCCGGAATGGCGATAATGATCTGGGAGATGCTTCTGTCATTGCAAATATCGCAAATCCACATATATCAAGAGCTTTAGAGGACTTATACAGTGAAGACGCAGATTGGAATTCCTTACTACGAGAATTAAGTTCTACCGCAGCTAAGGAACACGCGGCTTTTATAGAGTTTTTAGAAAATTCGGAGCAATTTGATATTGATGAAGAAAGCGCTAAAGTTGGCATTTCAAAGAACTCTATACAGCCAACTTTCAGTACTCTCTTTTACGAGTGCGAGGATTTTCACCCCAAACGTATTATTGAAGCCATTTCAGACAAAGTTGAACTGATTAAACTTTGGATGAACGAGAATAAAAACACGCTCTATTTTGTTACAAGAAGAAAAGAGCGAGTAAAATGGTCGAAAACTAAAGAGGTTACCCACATAGAATGGCATCTTTATGTTTTCCATTATGATTCAGTCAACAAGCTACTTTATTTGGCGTCCTCGAATAAAAGTTCCAATCACGCTGAATTAGCTAAAGCCGTAGGTGCAACCAAGCAAATAGTAGGTGAAGATATGTTTCGCTCTCTTGGTCATATTGGAAGATTGGTTTTTAATAATATCGGTGTCACAAAACATGGACGTAGGAATCTAAGTTTTGCCATGTATACGGGAGCTGATGTTAAGCAAGCTTTGAGTGAAACAGAGAAAAAAGGAGCTAGGAAATCCAACATAGGTGGCTATGGATGGGAAAACGGAAAACAAATAACTATTGGGTGTTCTTATAAAGGCCGTGTCTGGTCTAAAGCCAATGGGTCTATCCCACAATTTATTGAATGGGCTAGCAACGTCGGTCGGAAGCTAATAGATGTTTCAATAGATACAAAGTCAATCATAGCAAATGTCTTAATTCCTGAATATGCAGACTCATTACCTGATTTTGAGGTTTTAACTGTGGATTGGCCAGTAGAACTTATCGGTCTTCCAGAAGATAGGGTAACTATTCTGAAAAAGGGGAGTGAGTATGATTTTTTTGAAGTTGCTATAAGGTACTTACGAAAGGATGTTGCCAAAAATTCTCTTGAATTTGCAATTGTTTCTGGAGAGTCTGACACTGAGTTAGGTCGTTATGCAATGGTTATCAAAGGAGAGAACGGGTTTGACATTTTAGCGTTAGATGATGCTGAATTAGAGATTCGAATAGGAACGCAGCAAGATTCTCTGAGACTTTTCTTTACGGAACGCCCTCCTCTATTTAGGTTCTTTGACCTTTCCGAACTTGATGGAAATATTATTCTTCGCTCAGAAGATGCCGGACTTGTTTCCGTTCCAGCTGAGAGATTAAACGCCTGGGACTGGCCTGACAGCATTGATATCACTAAAGAATCGATTTGGAAGGATGGAGTTCAAAGGCTTGATTCTGTCCAGTGGTATACGGCTCAACAATATATCCATCAAGATTTTGCTATTGTTTATGATGATGATAGGGCTGGCGAGGCAGCAGACTTAATCTGTATAAAGGAAGAAGAAGATTACATTAAGGTATTACTCGTTCATTGTAAATTTTCTGGAAGTACTGATAAAGGGAAACGGATCAAAGACGTTGTAGAAGTCTCCTCGCAGGCAATACGCTCAGCGAAATGGCCTGGAAAGTTTAAAGAACTTATCAAACACATCAGGCGGAGAGAACAAAAATACAGAAACGATCCGAATCGAACAGGCTTTCTAGAGGGGGAGATGGCGACATTAAATTCCTTTCAACGAATGGCTCGCCTTAAAGAGATTCGGCCTGAAATAATTATTGTTCAGCCTGGTGTGTCGGAAAAAAGCATAACGAAAGATCAAGCAGTAGTTTTAGGGGCTGCTGTTGCATACATCAAACAAACATTAAATGTTGACCTAAATATCATTTGTAGCAAATAA
- a CDS encoding helix-turn-helix domain-containing protein — translation MADHDEYTKQQLEKLGKRIKALRKQAGYSNYEQFAFQNEINRSQYGRYENGEDLRFSSLLKVLKALDVSLEEFFSEGFEDQSK, via the coding sequence ATGGCTGATCATGATGAATACACCAAGCAACAATTGGAAAAATTAGGAAAACGCATCAAGGCACTGCGTAAGCAGGCCGGTTACAGTAATTATGAGCAGTTTGCATTTCAGAATGAGATTAACCGAAGTCAATACGGTCGTTACGAGAATGGGGAGGATTTGCGTTTTAGTAGCTTACTCAAGGTACTAAAGGCATTGGATGTCTCTCTCGAAGAATTCTTCTCAGAGGGGTTTGAAGATCAGTCGAAGTAG
- a CDS encoding M43 family zinc metalloprotease: MSPKFLLSLAMIFLSSSFTIGQTCTYTSDYYPSRIIPSKSRTPSPLYVAIVVHIIEQKSQVQPFLSDRQVINQISALNRDYNLKNNEWSGLPTLIKNTIGNANIVFYLARETPDGLPSSGITRTTDYDGNNPLEDVFFTNRGGHDPWPGIHYLNIWVMDFPDSYDGILGFSSSPNDIGLVSDGVVINSRAFGLSPAPFILGRSLVHEIGHYLGLLHPWGHLSGECSEDDGIIDTPIQSSGHKGCPPQENMGCETDDPIYWNFMDYTPDCCMALFTQGQVAVMRHVLQNIRTSLTTYGEQNFSEELPILSNHTISVYPNPAMDYFSIDWSLMILKEGVFIKSILIYDLSGKKVTEISVSPARNRSELCTMELPRGLLTLIIEDSEHTAHYAGKLIRL; the protein is encoded by the coding sequence ATGTCACCTAAATTTTTGCTTTCGCTGGCTATGATTTTTCTTTCTTCTTCTTTTACTATAGGACAAACATGTACCTATACCAGTGACTATTATCCCTCTCGTATAATTCCCTCCAAATCCCGTACTCCCTCCCCTCTCTATGTAGCTATTGTCGTTCATATTATAGAGCAAAAATCCCAAGTACAGCCTTTTCTATCAGATAGGCAAGTCATTAATCAAATATCTGCTCTTAATCGGGATTATAACTTAAAAAACAACGAGTGGAGTGGATTACCCACGCTGATAAAAAACACTATCGGCAATGCCAATATCGTGTTTTATTTAGCCAGAGAAACTCCTGACGGGCTTCCTTCAAGCGGGATAACGAGAACAACGGACTATGATGGTAACAACCCTCTAGAAGATGTTTTTTTTACAAATAGAGGGGGGCATGATCCATGGCCAGGAATTCACTATTTAAATATTTGGGTTATGGACTTTCCTGATTCTTATGATGGGATACTTGGTTTTTCATCCTCGCCCAATGATATTGGTCTTGTTTCGGATGGTGTTGTAATCAATAGTAGAGCATTTGGTCTTTCTCCAGCTCCGTTTATATTAGGAAGAAGCTTAGTTCATGAAATTGGCCATTATTTAGGATTACTTCACCCATGGGGACATTTATCTGGAGAATGCAGTGAAGATGATGGTATTATTGATACCCCCATACAATCTTCCGGACACAAGGGCTGTCCTCCTCAAGAAAATATGGGCTGTGAGACAGATGATCCTATCTATTGGAATTTTATGGATTATACTCCAGATTGCTGTATGGCTTTATTTACCCAAGGACAAGTAGCTGTGATGCGTCATGTATTACAAAATATCCGTACCTCATTAACTACATATGGAGAACAAAATTTCTCTGAAGAACTACCTATACTCAGCAACCATACCATTAGTGTTTATCCCAATCCTGCTATGGATTATTTCAGTATCGATTGGTCATTGATGATTTTAAAAGAGGGTGTTTTTATTAAATCAATTCTTATTTACGATTTATCAGGCAAGAAGGTAACCGAAATTTCTGTTTCACCCGCTAGAAATCGTTCTGAGTTGTGTACGATGGAGTTACCAAGAGGTCTACTTACTTTAATTATAGAAGATTCAGAACACACCGCTCATTATGCGGGAAAGTTAATTCGATTATAA